In Salvia miltiorrhiza cultivar Shanhuang (shh) chromosome 4, IMPLAD_Smil_shh, whole genome shotgun sequence, the DNA window CAGCTGCGACCAGAATCGGCTCTGCCACTACTCCTACTTCTACGCGGACGGGACGCTGGCCGAGGGCAATCTGGTCAGAGAGAAATTCACTTTCTCCGCCTCCCAAACTACTCCTCCCCTGATCCTCGGCTGCGCCACGGACTCAGGCTCGGGCGAGGCCGAGGGTATTCTAGGAATGAACCTCGGGAGGCTGTCCTTCATTTCCCAGGCCAAGGTGCCCAAATTCTCCTACTGCGTGCCCCGCCGCGACACGCTCGGCGGTTTCTACCTAGGCCACAACCCCAACTCCCACGCATTCCAATACATTAAACTTTTGACTTTCCCCCAAAGTCAACGCACCCCCAATTTTGACCCCATTGCCTACACGGTAGGCCTGGCTGGGATCAAAATTGGAGGGAAAAAGTTGAacatctccgccgccgccttccgGCCGGACGCCACGGGGTCCGGGCAGACCATGATCGACTCTGGCACCCAATACACTTTCCTAGTGGACAGCGCGTATGCCAAGGTGAGGGAGGAAGTTGTTAGGCTCGCGGCTCCCAAATTGAAAAAGGGGTACGTTTATGGAGGCTCCTTAGATATGTGCTTCGACGGTGATGCGCTCCAGATCGGACGGCTCATAGGCGACATGGCTTTCCAATTCGATAACGGTGTCGAGATTTTGATCAACAAACAGAGTATTTTGGATGAGGTTGGAGGTGGTGTGCATTGCGTCGCCATTGGCCGATCGGAATCGCTGGGCGTTGCGAGTAATATTATTGGCAATTTTCATCAGCAAAATCTTTGGGTGGAGTTTGATATGAATAATAGACAAATAGGATTTGGAGCGGCTGACTGTAGCAAGTCGGCTTGACCATCTTCTCAGGAATTTCATTTTGTGTATACTTGTATATTATTGctgttacaaaaaaaataaaaatgaagaataATTTATTAGATCAGTTGGGTTCATATATATGCATCATCTTTCAACCCGTGTCACATAATAAGATAAGCTCGATGCAAACATAATAGTTGAGGTCACTCTTTTCATTTTTCGGAGGAGTTGATGTCACTCTTTAGAAGCGCATTTCTTACTTGGCAGCGGTCTCCTTTTTACGAGATGGAATTATAAGGTTTGAAAATTTGatgtttcaaatttattttcatttctcactcttatttttcattttgatttatTCTGTTAAAAATgactcatttttatattctttaACAGTTGTGTACctatcacttttatttaatttatatatattttttaatttctgtattaaaaaattaaattatcttTAATGAGACAGGAGTAAGTTTTATGtagttttatttgaaaaaacaaCCCCCACAAACCATTGCCGTGGTCGGTCAGCAACGATCTAATTATTGCGCCACTTGTAGGAGAGTGTCCACTATTAGTTCAGTCTTTTAATGAAGGCCTCAACGTTAATTCACTGAATTTCTTCAAAGCACTTTTTATTCGTATATTAGACGAATACTATTAAACTTATTGTTATGTATTTgcgaaaataaaataaccaatACTTCTTTGTTTGGGTGTCTCAATCTTGAATATCTTTTCAAGTGTCACATCTCACCTTAATTCAAGCGACACTTGTTCGATTCATAGTATTAATGTATTACACTTTCTGCATCCCTCTGCAATATTTTGTCTTCCACACATATTTACATTGCTATATATATTTTGTCTTCCACatatattttgataataaaATGATTCTGAACTAAATTCCAATGTTGTATTGTTCTCTTGCAATAATATATAGCTAGCATCCTATTTGTTTTACACTTATAAATTATGtgtcataaaaaattattacgTACGTGTCATGAACTTAGTCTAGCACTAGTATCCTCTAATTTAACAAGAGATTCGAACGTAATGCAAAATTCACATAAAACTTTTATGAATTTTATAATGATGAACtaagagcacccgcaacgcACTCCTCGAGTGGCTACTCGAGGAGGGCGTTGCAGTCGAGTAGGGGCGTTGCGGGGGGGAGCTCCTCGAGTGCTCGGGTAGCACTCAAGCGGCGCGcccgaaataaaaaaaaatatatatatttttcaacgGCTTTTTCGATcgtttttcgatttttttttcccaaCGGCTCTTTCGTCCGTTTGAgccaattttccttttttttatcttcttttctctctataaataatacttctccttcattcattcatcacaactcactttcattcatcacaactcactccttcttcctcctacaatttttcttgcaaaatatCATATTCGTTCTTCCAAAATTGTCGTCACCTGAACATGATTCTTCGCCCGATTCCGACGAAGTCGCtgaaaagttcatggagttggttgagttgcagaaacaactgCTTCAATCATACTGCCCCCAACCGGCGCCAGAGCCGGCGCGTGCCAAACGTCCTCGatcatacgtccaccgtgatcgtgaagaggcccatgtacgtcttatgcaagactacttcgtCGACAATCCAACGTACGGCCCTACTTTTTTCCGGCGTCGATTTcgcatgcagaaggagttgttcttgcgcatcgtcgaggctgttcaaggtgaagatattttcttccatatgagcactgatgcactcggtcgagattctctttctcctttgcagaaatgcacgtcggctatccgtcaattagccaccggggttagtgcggatgtgttcgatgagtatctcaaagtgGCGGACTCAACCGGTCGTGTA includes these proteins:
- the LOC131021917 gene encoding aspartic proteinase PCS1, which translates into the protein MTCCSSLLFLALLMTCFHLSLQENTLHGSFPLTSAPLSSSLVAKKGAGEAFGYNYKSSFKYSMALIVSLPIGTPPQPQKMVVDTGSQLSWIQCHRKSPRKQPPAAPFDPSLSSSFSVLPCNHPLCKPRIPDFSLPTSCDQNRLCHYSYFYADGTLAEGNLVREKFTFSASQTTPPLILGCATDSGSGEAEGILGMNLGRLSFISQAKVPKFSYCVPRRDTLGGFYLGHNPNSHAFQYIKLLTFPQSQRTPNFDPIAYTVGLAGIKIGGKKLNISAAAFRPDATGSGQTMIDSGTQYTFLVDSAYAKVREEVVRLAAPKLKKGYVYGGSLDMCFDGDALQIGRLIGDMAFQFDNGVEILINKQSILDEVGGGVHCVAIGRSESLGVASNIIGNFHQQNLWVEFDMNNRQIGFGAADCSKSA